The Beijerinckiaceae bacterium RH AL1 genome has a segment encoding these proteins:
- a CDS encoding putative MucR family transcriptional regulatory protein y4pD (ID:RHAL1_01788;~source:Prodigal:2.6) has protein sequence MQPEQSSLDHLSLAADIVAAYVSNNSVPSAEVPALIHAVHASLLKATAGGVETPVEAPKEPAVPIKKSITNDYIICLEDGKKFKSLKRHLATAYDLTPAAYRAKWNLPSDYPMVAPGYSATRSELAKAAGLGNARAAAKAVEPAAKVTEGAKKTGRGRPKKVA, from the coding sequence ATGCAACCAGAACAATCGTCGTTGGATCATCTGTCGCTCGCGGCGGATATCGTCGCCGCCTACGTCAGCAACAATTCGGTCCCGTCTGCCGAGGTGCCGGCTCTGATCCATGCCGTGCACGCGTCCTTGCTGAAGGCCACGGCGGGCGGTGTGGAAACGCCGGTCGAGGCGCCGAAGGAGCCGGCTGTGCCGATCAAGAAGTCGATCACCAACGACTACATCATCTGTCTCGAGGACGGGAAGAAGTTCAAGTCGCTGAAGCGCCATCTCGCGACGGCCTACGACCTGACGCCGGCCGCCTATCGCGCCAAGTGGAACCTGCCGTCCGACTATCCGATGGTCGCGCCGGGCTACTCGGCGACCCGCTCCGAGCTCGCCAAGGCCGCCGGCCTCGGCAACGCCCGCGCCGCCGCCAAGGCGGTCGAGCCGGCCGCCAAGGTCACCGAAGGCGCCAAGAAGACCGGCCGCGGCCGGCCGAAGAAGGTCGCCTGA
- the katA gene encoding Catalase A (ID:RHAL1_01790;~source:Prodigal:2.6) has protein sequence MADRLTTTAGAPVASNQNSLSAGPRGPLLLEDYKLLEKLAAQNRERIPERVVHAKGWGAFGTLKIEHDISKYTIAKVLQPGTETPMLIRFSTVAGEQGAADAERDVRGFAMKFYTSEGNWDLVGNNTPVFFVRDPLKFPDFIHTQKRHPRTNMRSPTAMWDFWSLSPESLHQVTILMSDRGLPQGPQYMNGYGSHTFSLWNKNGERFWVKFHFKTQQGHKFYTNAEGNQVIAKTRESYQEELFGAIESGNFPRWTFQIQVMPEADAEKTSYNPFDLTKVWPHSEYPMIDVGTIELNRNADNYFQQIEQAAFSPSNVVPGIAFSPDKMLQARVFSYADAHRHRMGVHYESLPVNRPHVPVHTYNKDGVMNFLDVPKNPDAYYEPNSFGGPKEDPSVMEPPLKINGDAAHYNHRDGNDDYVQVRALFNLFDQGQKDRLFSNIAEAMAGVPKDIVERQLGHFEKVHPDYAAGVRKALASGDKVSDSFHQAAE, from the coding sequence ATGGCCGACAGGCTGACGACGACGGCCGGCGCTCCGGTCGCTTCCAACCAGAATTCGCTCTCCGCCGGCCCCCGCGGCCCGCTCCTGCTCGAGGACTACAAGCTCCTCGAGAAGCTCGCCGCGCAGAACCGCGAGCGCATCCCCGAGCGCGTCGTCCATGCCAAGGGCTGGGGCGCGTTCGGCACGCTCAAGATCGAGCATGACATCTCGAAGTACACGATCGCCAAGGTGCTGCAGCCCGGCACCGAGACGCCGATGCTGATCCGTTTCTCGACGGTGGCCGGCGAGCAGGGCGCCGCCGATGCCGAGCGCGACGTGCGCGGCTTCGCGATGAAGTTCTACACGAGCGAGGGCAACTGGGACCTCGTCGGCAACAACACGCCGGTCTTCTTCGTCCGCGACCCGCTGAAGTTCCCCGACTTCATCCACACGCAGAAGCGCCATCCGCGCACCAACATGCGCTCGCCGACCGCGATGTGGGACTTCTGGTCGCTGTCGCCGGAGAGCCTGCACCAGGTGACGATCCTCATGTCGGATCGCGGCCTGCCGCAGGGCCCGCAGTACATGAACGGCTACGGCTCGCACACCTTCTCGCTGTGGAACAAGAACGGCGAGCGCTTCTGGGTGAAGTTCCACTTCAAGACCCAGCAGGGCCACAAGTTCTACACCAACGCCGAGGGCAACCAGGTCATCGCCAAGACGCGCGAGAGCTACCAGGAGGAGCTGTTCGGGGCGATCGAGTCCGGCAACTTCCCGCGCTGGACATTCCAGATCCAGGTGATGCCGGAGGCCGATGCCGAGAAGACCTCGTACAACCCGTTCGACCTCACCAAGGTGTGGCCGCACAGCGAGTACCCGATGATCGACGTCGGCACCATCGAGCTGAACAGGAACGCCGACAACTACTTCCAGCAGATCGAGCAGGCCGCCTTCTCGCCGTCGAACGTCGTGCCGGGCATCGCCTTCTCGCCGGACAAGATGCTGCAGGCGCGCGTGTTCTCGTACGCCGACGCGCATCGCCACCGCATGGGCGTCCACTACGAGTCGCTGCCGGTGAACCGGCCGCACGTGCCCGTCCACACCTACAACAAAGACGGCGTGATGAACTTCCTCGACGTGCCGAAGAACCCCGACGCCTATTACGAGCCGAACTCGTTCGGCGGCCCGAAGGAGGATCCGTCGGTGATGGAGCCGCCGCTGAAGATCAACGGCGACGCCGCGCACTACAACCACCGCGACGGCAACGACGACTACGTCCAGGTCCGCGCCCTGTTCAACCTGTTCGACCAGGGGCAGAAGGATCGTCTGTTCTCCAACATCGCCGAGGCGATGGCCGGCGTGCCGAAGGACATCGTCGAGCGTCAGCTCGGGCACTTCGAGAAGGTGCATCCGGACTACGCCGCCGGTGTGCGCAAGGCGCTGGCCTCAGGCGACAAGGTGTCCGACTCGTTCCACCAGGCCGCCGAGTAG
- a CDS encoding hypothetical protein (ID:RHAL1_01791;~conserved exported protein of unknown function;~source:Prodigal:2.6) — translation MMIHSQPARRASAGAVGLFAACLALASITPAAAVGMPPKPAPAPAVQAAPGEMTALAEQPLEEAIAYCESRYRSYDRTTGTYLGYDGGEHACP, via the coding sequence ATGATGATCCATTCGCAACCCGCCCGCCGGGCGAGCGCCGGCGCCGTCGGGCTCTTCGCCGCCTGCCTGGCGCTCGCCTCGATCACCCCGGCCGCCGCGGTCGGCATGCCGCCGAAGCCTGCGCCCGCCCCCGCGGTGCAGGCCGCACCCGGCGAGATGACGGCCTTGGCCGAGCAGCCGCTCGAGGAGGCCATCGCCTACTGCGAGAGCCGCTACCGCTCGTACGACCGGACGACCGGCACGTACCTCGGCTACGACGGCGGCGAGCACGCCTGCCCGTAA
- a CDS encoding Glutathione-dependent formaldehyde-activating enzyme (modular protein) (source:Prodigal:2.6;~ID:RHAL1_01784): MAPSLHPAIDDGISQGYGSFNGGTLECKCPTDKVVVRITGDVAYNHACGCSKCWKPAGALFSVVGVVPVDKLEVIAHPEKLKVVDESATIQRHACTGCCVHMYGRIEKDHPFKGLDFVHTELSSEKGWQAPQFAAFCSSIIEQGFDPSGMGEVRSKFHAVGLETYDCLAPGLMDAIAGYTAKQNGTAYDPAKPAAAAAAAPAPAAAPAAAPTPKPAAAPAYKPAPAPEKKGGIAGFFAKLFGG; the protein is encoded by the coding sequence ATGGCTCCCAGTCTCCACCCGGCGATCGACGACGGCATCAGCCAGGGCTACGGCAGCTTCAACGGCGGCACGCTCGAGTGCAAATGCCCGACCGACAAGGTCGTGGTCCGCATCACAGGCGACGTCGCCTACAACCACGCCTGCGGCTGCTCGAAGTGCTGGAAGCCCGCCGGCGCGCTCTTCTCCGTCGTCGGCGTCGTGCCGGTCGACAAGCTCGAGGTGATCGCGCATCCGGAAAAGCTGAAGGTCGTCGACGAGAGCGCGACCATCCAGCGCCACGCCTGCACGGGCTGCTGCGTCCACATGTACGGGCGCATCGAGAAGGACCATCCGTTCAAGGGGCTCGACTTCGTCCACACGGAGCTCTCGAGCGAGAAGGGCTGGCAGGCGCCGCAGTTCGCGGCCTTCTGCTCCTCGATCATCGAGCAGGGCTTCGATCCCTCCGGGATGGGCGAGGTGCGCTCCAAGTTCCACGCGGTCGGGCTCGAGACCTACGACTGCCTCGCGCCGGGCCTGATGGACGCGATCGCCGGCTACACCGCCAAGCAGAACGGCACGGCCTACGATCCGGCGAAGCCGGCGGCGGCAGCGGCAGCGGCACCGGCGCCGGCGGCCGCGCCCGCGGCGGCGCCGACGCCCAAGCCGGCGGCTGCGCCCGCCTACAAGCCCGCGCCGGCGCCCGAGAAGAAGGGCGGCATCGCCGGCTTCTTCGCCAAGCTCTTCGGCGGCTAG
- the glnG gene encoding fused DNA-binding response regulator in two-component regulatory system with GlnL: response regulator; sigma54 interaction protein (ID:RHAL1_01783;~source:Prodigal:2.6): MNPGNILVADDDSAIRTVLSQALSRAGYDVRTTGTAATLWGWVKAGDGDLVITDVVMPDENAFELLPRIKKLRPELPIIVMSAQNTFMTAIKASERGAYDYLPKPFDLRELVSIVGRAMSEPKTRAAAQMPEDLDNMPLVGRSPAMQEIYRSLARLMATDLTVMITGESGTGKELVARALHDYGKRKKGPFVAINMAAIPRDLIESELFGHEKGAFTGANQRSAGRFEQAEGGTLFLDEIGDMPMEAQTRLLRVLQQGEYTTVGGRTPIKTNVRIIAATNKDLRILIGQGLFREDLYFRLNVVPLRLPPLRERIEDVADLAQHFFKQAAAEGLPSKHLEPGALERMKRHRWPGNIRELENLIRRLAALYPQESIGEHLVDIELSADAAGFSPAPSGRQMQASPSLAAAAADGEALPLSTAVERHLSKLFSSHGDNLPPPGLYHRILRELEQPLISAALAATRGNQIKAAELLGLNRNTLRKKIRDLDIRLMRSPR; encoded by the coding sequence ATGAATCCAGGAAACATTCTCGTCGCCGACGATGACTCGGCCATACGGACGGTGCTGAGCCAGGCGCTGTCGCGGGCCGGCTACGACGTGCGCACCACCGGCACCGCTGCGACGCTGTGGGGCTGGGTGAAGGCCGGCGACGGCGATCTCGTCATCACCGACGTGGTGATGCCGGACGAGAACGCCTTCGAGCTCTTGCCGCGGATCAAGAAGCTGCGGCCCGAGCTGCCGATCATCGTCATGAGCGCGCAGAACACGTTCATGACGGCGATCAAAGCGTCCGAGCGCGGCGCCTACGACTACCTGCCGAAGCCCTTCGACCTGCGCGAGCTGGTGTCGATCGTCGGGCGCGCAATGTCCGAGCCGAAGACGCGCGCCGCTGCGCAGATGCCGGAAGACCTCGACAACATGCCGCTCGTCGGGCGCTCGCCGGCGATGCAGGAGATCTACCGGTCGCTGGCCCGCCTGATGGCGACCGACCTGACGGTGATGATCACCGGCGAGTCCGGCACCGGCAAGGAGCTCGTCGCCCGCGCGCTGCACGACTACGGCAAGCGCAAGAAGGGCCCCTTCGTCGCGATCAACATGGCGGCGATCCCGCGCGACCTCATCGAGAGCGAGCTGTTCGGCCACGAGAAGGGCGCCTTCACCGGCGCCAACCAGCGATCGGCCGGCCGCTTCGAGCAGGCCGAGGGCGGCACGCTGTTCCTCGACGAGATCGGCGACATGCCGATGGAGGCGCAGACGCGGCTTCTGCGCGTGCTGCAGCAGGGCGAGTACACGACGGTCGGCGGCCGCACGCCGATCAAGACCAACGTCCGCATCATTGCCGCCACCAACAAGGACCTGCGCATCCTCATCGGCCAGGGCCTGTTCCGCGAGGACCTCTACTTCCGGCTCAACGTCGTGCCGCTCCGGCTGCCGCCGCTGCGCGAGCGTATCGAGGACGTCGCCGACCTCGCGCAGCATTTCTTCAAGCAGGCGGCGGCCGAGGGGCTGCCGTCGAAGCATCTCGAGCCCGGCGCGCTCGAGCGGATGAAGCGGCATCGCTGGCCGGGCAACATCCGCGAGCTGGAAAACCTCATCCGCCGCCTGGCGGCACTTTACCCGCAGGAGTCGATCGGCGAGCACCTCGTCGACATCGAGCTGTCGGCCGATGCCGCCGGCTTCTCGCCGGCCCCCTCGGGCCGCCAGATGCAGGCCTCGCCCTCGCTGGCGGCGGCCGCTGCGGACGGCGAGGCGCTGCCGTTGTCGACGGCGGTCGAGCGGCATCTCTCGAAGCTCTTCAGCTCGCACGGCGACAACCTGCCGCCGCCCGGCCTCTATCACCGCATCCTGCGCGAGCTGGAGCAGCCCTTGATCTCCGCGGCGCTCGCTGCGACGCGCGGCAACCAGATCAAGGCGGCCGAGCTGCTCGGCCTCAACCGCAACACGCTGCGCAAGAAGATCCGCGACCTCGACATCCGCCTGATGCGCTCGCCCCGCTGA
- the trpE gene encoding Anthranilate synthase component 1 (ID:RHAL1_01785;~source:Prodigal:2.6), with amino-acid sequence MVEPAFAAFAERHAAGEASLVVERLIADLETPVSAFLKLSAGRRGRCFLLESIEGGATRGRYSMIGLDPDVIFRAAGGKAEIARDALTAPDSFVPCPEPPLMALRALIAESRVAPAADAVLPPMAAGVFGYLGYDMVREMERLAPAKPDPIGVPEALFLRPTVTVIFDNVRDEISVVTPVRPAGGETARTAYARAEVRLAEVIATLAGALPPGVAAGRGKSGTAVTPQSNTPPERYEAMVETAKEYIRAGDIFQVVLSQRFSAPFAPPAFALYRALRRINPAPYLCFLDFGDFQIVCSSPEILVRVRDGKVTIRPIAGTRPRGATKAEDNALAAELLADEKECAEHLMLLDLGRNDVGRVAAIATVSVTERFAIERYSHVMHIVSNVEGTLDAKHDAIDALAAGFPAGTVSGAPKVRAMEIIDELEADKRGIYAGCIGYFGASGETDTCIILRTAVVKDGTMHVQAGAGIVYDSSPASELQECRNKAQALFRAAEEATRFG; translated from the coding sequence ATGGTCGAGCCGGCCTTCGCCGCCTTCGCCGAGCGCCATGCCGCCGGCGAAGCCAGCCTCGTGGTCGAGCGCCTGATCGCCGACCTCGAGACGCCCGTCTCGGCGTTCCTGAAGCTCTCGGCCGGCCGCCGCGGCCGCTGCTTCCTCCTGGAGTCGATCGAGGGCGGCGCGACGCGCGGCCGCTACTCGATGATCGGGCTCGACCCCGACGTCATCTTCCGCGCCGCCGGCGGCAAGGCCGAGATCGCGCGCGACGCGCTCACCGCACCGGACTCCTTCGTGCCCTGCCCCGAGCCGCCGCTCATGGCCCTGCGCGCGCTGATCGCCGAGTCGCGCGTCGCGCCCGCGGCGGATGCCGTGCTGCCGCCGATGGCCGCCGGCGTCTTCGGCTATCTCGGCTACGATATGGTGCGCGAGATGGAGCGCTTGGCGCCGGCCAAGCCCGACCCGATCGGCGTGCCGGAAGCGCTGTTCCTGCGCCCTACCGTGACCGTCATTTTCGACAACGTCCGCGACGAGATCTCGGTGGTGACGCCGGTGCGCCCCGCCGGCGGCGAGACCGCGCGCACGGCCTATGCCCGTGCCGAGGTCCGCCTCGCCGAGGTGATCGCGACCCTGGCCGGCGCGCTGCCGCCGGGGGTCGCGGCCGGGCGCGGCAAGTCCGGCACCGCGGTGACGCCGCAGTCGAACACGCCGCCGGAGCGCTACGAGGCGATGGTCGAGACGGCCAAGGAATACATCCGCGCCGGCGACATCTTTCAGGTGGTGCTGTCGCAGCGGTTCTCGGCGCCGTTCGCGCCGCCGGCCTTCGCGCTCTACCGCGCGTTGCGGCGGATCAATCCCGCGCCCTACCTCTGCTTCCTCGACTTCGGCGACTTCCAGATCGTCTGCTCGTCGCCCGAAATCCTCGTGCGGGTGCGCGACGGCAAGGTGACGATCCGGCCGATCGCCGGCACGCGCCCGCGCGGCGCGACGAAGGCCGAGGACAATGCGCTCGCCGCCGAGCTTCTCGCGGACGAGAAGGAGTGCGCCGAGCACCTGATGCTGCTCGATCTCGGCCGCAACGACGTCGGCCGCGTCGCGGCGATCGCCACGGTGAGCGTCACCGAGCGCTTCGCGATCGAGCGCTACAGCCATGTGATGCACATCGTCTCGAACGTCGAGGGCACGCTCGATGCGAAGCACGACGCGATCGACGCGCTCGCGGCCGGCTTTCCCGCCGGGACGGTGTCCGGCGCGCCGAAGGTGCGGGCGATGGAGATCATCGACGAGCTGGAGGCCGACAAGCGCGGCATCTACGCCGGCTGCATCGGCTACTTCGGCGCCTCGGGCGAGACGGACACCTGCATCATCCTGCGCACCGCCGTCGTTAAGGACGGCACGATGCACGTGCAGGCCGGCGCCGGGATCGTCTACGACTCGAGCCCGGCGAGCGAGCTGCAGGAATGCCGCAACAAGGCTCAGGCGCTGTTCCGCGCCGCCGAGGAGGCGACGCGGTTCGGGTAG
- the oxyR gene encoding Hydrogen peroxide-inducible genes activator (ID:RHAL1_01789;~source:Prodigal:2.6) has product MNLRDLRYIIAVADHGHFGRAAQSCAVSQPTLSGQILKLEKELGVDLFERVGKSVTLTAAGTTIVAHARRAVTAADDVVATAATLRDPEAAPLRLGIIPTLAPYLMPLILPEIAATMPRLQLTLVEDLTDRLVELLVRNQLDAVLIASEPDEAGLQDKKLFDEPFWLVMRDTHPLAASDVVRAEQIPAGSMMLLQDGHCLRDQALDLCQRPAGEAGVMADMRASSLDTLLQMADAGFGLTLMPHLAVVRDVPLPRHLVARRLAGPHASRRVRLVCRSGSARRATIDRLTDVVRACTRPMSGEAPGIP; this is encoded by the coding sequence GTGAACCTGCGCGATCTCCGCTACATCATCGCTGTCGCCGACCACGGCCATTTCGGCCGTGCCGCTCAGTCCTGCGCGGTGAGCCAGCCGACCTTGAGCGGGCAGATCCTCAAGCTCGAGAAGGAGCTCGGCGTCGACCTGTTCGAGCGCGTCGGCAAGAGCGTCACGCTGACCGCCGCCGGCACGACGATCGTCGCGCACGCCCGCCGCGCGGTGACGGCCGCCGACGACGTCGTCGCGACGGCGGCCACATTGCGCGACCCCGAGGCGGCGCCGCTGCGGCTCGGCATTATCCCGACGCTCGCGCCCTACCTCATGCCGCTGATCCTGCCCGAGATCGCCGCGACGATGCCGCGCCTTCAGCTGACGCTCGTCGAGGACCTGACCGACCGGCTCGTCGAGCTCCTGGTCCGCAACCAGCTCGACGCCGTGCTGATCGCCTCCGAGCCCGACGAGGCCGGCCTGCAGGATAAGAAGCTGTTCGACGAGCCGTTCTGGCTCGTGATGCGCGACACGCACCCGCTCGCCGCATCCGACGTCGTGAGGGCCGAGCAGATCCCGGCGGGCTCGATGATGCTCCTGCAGGACGGGCATTGCCTACGCGACCAGGCGCTCGACCTCTGCCAGCGTCCGGCCGGCGAGGCGGGCGTGATGGCCGACATGCGCGCCTCGAGCCTCGACACGCTGCTGCAGATGGCCGACGCCGGCTTCGGCCTGACGCTGATGCCGCATCTCGCCGTGGTGCGCGACGTGCCCCTGCCCCGCCACCTCGTCGCGCGGCGCCTGGCGGGGCCGCATGCATCGCGGCGGGTCAGGCTCGTCTGTCGAAGCGGCAGCGCGCGGCGCGCGACGATCGACCGCCTCACCGACGTGGTCCGTGCCTGCACGCGGCCGATGAGCGGCGAGGCTCCAGGAATTCCGTGA
- a CDS encoding Peptidylprolyl isomerase (source:Prodigal:2.6;~ID:RHAL1_01786): MLTQMRALSQNVFGRAIMAMVLGVMILAFAVWGIGDRFTNFNADQLAAVGSTKITVQDFRNAYQNELQQLQEKAKRGITNTEARRMGVDREVLSRLLSNAILDHEAGKLGLAVGDGEIAQAITQDRMFFNPNGQFDRDRFNLLLSENNMSEGTYVRSQRGLMMRRDVSDAVVGGIEVPQILKATIFRYQSEVRDLTFFTLPASAAGAVPAPTQTQLQQFYDERPTAFTAPEYRKLVVLSVVPANLVKPDAVSDADARKRYDDYKDTLYRIAERRTVDQVFFPDEAAAKAARDSLDKGQSFADLLKSQKKTEADVSLGTVTKDQIPDKALADAAFSLPEGGTSQPVKTPFGTVLIHVAKIEPGRTRSFDEAKGEIDNQLAIIRAKAQADKLREDIENQRAAGKTLAESAKAAGVTPRTIDAIDAQGFDKAHKPVEGLVDGPALLKAAFGADVGADTEYLQAPGGGTVWYEVLGVDAAHKLPLAEVKPRVEAMWKADETARRLAKASEAIVAEINGGKPIAAVAAAHGDLKLYKATDLSRAGAPQLPSSVANAAFGVVVGKAGATPMPGGDRLIFKVDAARAPPLKPGDEQFDKLMGQVKGGIVDDVLAEYLSEAQHEIGVKLNERALQSALSDDSSS, encoded by the coding sequence ATGCTGACCCAAATGCGCGCGCTGTCGCAGAATGTCTTCGGGCGCGCGATCATGGCGATGGTGCTCGGCGTCATGATCTTGGCGTTCGCGGTCTGGGGCATCGGCGACCGCTTCACGAACTTCAACGCCGACCAGCTCGCCGCCGTCGGCTCGACGAAGATCACCGTCCAAGACTTCCGCAACGCCTACCAGAACGAGCTGCAGCAGCTGCAGGAGAAGGCCAAGCGCGGCATCACCAATACCGAGGCGAGGCGCATGGGCGTCGACCGCGAGGTGCTGTCGCGCCTGCTCAGCAACGCGATCCTCGATCATGAAGCCGGCAAGCTCGGCCTCGCCGTCGGCGACGGCGAGATCGCCCAGGCGATCACCCAGGATCGGATGTTCTTCAACCCGAACGGGCAGTTCGACCGCGACCGCTTCAACCTGCTGCTCTCCGAGAACAACATGAGCGAGGGCACCTACGTGCGCTCGCAACGCGGCCTGATGATGCGCCGCGATGTCTCCGACGCCGTCGTCGGCGGCATCGAGGTGCCGCAGATCCTGAAGGCCACGATCTTCCGCTACCAGAGCGAGGTGCGCGATCTCACCTTCTTCACCCTGCCCGCCAGCGCCGCCGGCGCGGTGCCGGCGCCGACGCAGACCCAGCTGCAGCAGTTCTACGACGAGCGCCCGACCGCCTTCACGGCGCCGGAGTACCGCAAGCTCGTCGTCCTCTCCGTCGTGCCCGCAAACCTCGTGAAGCCCGACGCCGTGTCGGACGCCGACGCCCGCAAGCGCTACGACGACTACAAGGACACGCTCTACCGGATCGCCGAGCGGCGCACGGTCGACCAGGTGTTCTTCCCCGACGAGGCGGCCGCGAAGGCCGCGCGCGACTCGCTCGATAAAGGCCAGAGCTTCGCCGACCTCCTGAAGTCGCAGAAGAAGACCGAGGCCGACGTGAGCCTCGGCACGGTGACGAAGGACCAGATTCCCGACAAGGCGCTGGCCGACGCCGCCTTCTCGCTGCCCGAGGGCGGCACGAGCCAGCCGGTGAAGACGCCGTTCGGCACCGTCCTCATCCACGTCGCGAAGATCGAGCCCGGCCGCACCCGCTCGTTCGACGAGGCCAAGGGCGAGATCGACAACCAGCTCGCGATCATCCGCGCCAAGGCGCAGGCCGACAAGCTGCGCGAGGACATCGAGAATCAACGCGCCGCCGGAAAGACACTGGCCGAGTCGGCGAAGGCTGCCGGCGTCACGCCGCGCACCATCGATGCGATCGACGCGCAGGGCTTCGACAAGGCGCACAAGCCCGTCGAGGGCCTGGTCGACGGACCCGCCCTGCTCAAGGCCGCCTTCGGCGCCGACGTCGGCGCGGACACCGAGTATCTGCAGGCGCCGGGCGGCGGCACCGTCTGGTACGAGGTGCTCGGCGTCGATGCCGCGCACAAGCTGCCGCTGGCCGAGGTCAAGCCGCGCGTCGAGGCGATGTGGAAGGCCGACGAGACGGCGCGCCGCCTCGCCAAGGCGAGCGAGGCGATCGTCGCGGAGATCAACGGCGGCAAGCCGATCGCCGCGGTCGCCGCCGCGCACGGCGACCTCAAGCTTTACAAGGCGACCGACCTGTCGCGCGCGGGCGCGCCGCAACTGCCGTCGAGCGTCGCCAATGCGGCGTTCGGGGTCGTCGTCGGCAAGGCCGGCGCGACGCCGATGCCCGGCGGCGACCGCCTGATCTTCAAGGTCGACGCCGCGCGGGCCCCGCCGCTCAAGCCCGGCGACGAGCAGTTCGACAAGCTGATGGGTCAGGTGAAGGGCGGCATCGTCGACGACGTCCTGGCCGAGTACCTGTCGGAAGCGCAGCATGAGATCGGCGTGAAGCTAAACGAGCGCGCGCTGCAGTCCGCCCTCAGCGACGACAGCTCGAGCTGA
- the ntrB gene encoding Sensory histidine kinase/phosphatase NtrB (ID:RHAL1_01782;~source:Prodigal:2.6), with translation MSARRSFRLLSKTRPATATLPMASGVVQAVGALQVLDALPHPILTIAEDGLIESANPAAEAFFGTSLSPTRQQTLEGLLPIGSSLLTLIEQVREDGGAINEYRVDLGLPRLGVERLVDIFVAPVMPQSKTMVVMLRERTIAEKLDRQHAQRGAARSVSAMASMLAHEIKNPLSGIRGAAQLLETEASDGDRALTRLICDETDRIVKLVDRMKPFSAISDEDFESVNIHVVLDHVKKVAQAGFARHIRFTEIYDPSLPPVFGSRDQLVQVFLNLVKNAAEAIGSERIDGEIELRTAFRPGVRLKINGSDMPVSLPLEFCVRDNGPGVPEDLLPRLFDPFVTTKPTGTGLGLALIAKIVGDHGGIVECESHASRTTFKVLMPMHVPKDGRAAEASD, from the coding sequence ATGAGTGCTCGTCGGTCGTTTCGCCTCTTGAGCAAGACACGCCCCGCGACGGCGACGCTGCCGATGGCGAGTGGCGTCGTGCAGGCGGTCGGCGCCCTGCAGGTTCTCGACGCGCTGCCGCATCCGATCCTCACGATCGCCGAGGACGGCCTGATCGAGAGCGCCAACCCGGCCGCCGAGGCGTTCTTCGGCACCAGCCTGTCGCCGACGCGGCAGCAGACGCTCGAGGGGCTCTTGCCGATCGGCTCGTCGCTGCTCACGCTCATCGAGCAGGTCCGCGAGGACGGCGGGGCGATCAACGAGTACCGGGTCGATCTCGGCCTGCCGCGGCTCGGCGTCGAGCGCCTCGTCGACATCTTCGTCGCGCCGGTGATGCCGCAGAGCAAGACGATGGTCGTCATGCTGCGCGAGCGGACGATCGCCGAGAAGCTCGATCGCCAGCACGCCCAGCGCGGCGCCGCGCGCTCGGTCTCGGCCATGGCCTCGATGCTCGCCCACGAGATCAAGAACCCGCTCTCCGGCATCCGCGGCGCGGCGCAGCTCCTCGAGACGGAAGCCAGCGACGGCGATCGCGCGCTGACGCGGCTGATCTGCGACGAGACCGATCGCATCGTGAAGCTCGTCGACCGGATGAAGCCGTTCTCGGCGATCTCCGACGAGGACTTCGAGAGCGTCAACATCCACGTCGTGCTGGATCACGTGAAGAAGGTCGCGCAGGCGGGCTTCGCGCGGCACATTCGCTTCACCGAGATCTACGATCCCTCGCTGCCGCCGGTGTTCGGCAGCCGCGACCAGCTCGTGCAGGTCTTCCTCAACCTCGTGAAGAACGCGGCCGAGGCGATCGGCTCCGAGCGCATCGACGGCGAGATCGAGCTGCGCACCGCCTTCCGGCCCGGCGTCCGGCTCAAGATCAACGGCTCCGACATGCCGGTGAGCCTGCCGCTCGAGTTCTGCGTGCGCGACAACGGGCCGGGCGTTCCGGAGGACTTGCTGCCCCGGCTTTTCGACCCGTTCGTGACCACGAAACCGACCGGAACTGGCCTGGGCCTTGCTTTGATCGCGAAGATCGTCGGGGACCATGGTGGTATCGTAGAGTGCGAGTCCCACGCCAGCCGGACCACCTTCAAGGTGCTGATGCCCATGCATGTGCCGAAGGACGGTCGGGCGGCCGAGGCGTCCGACTAG